The following is a genomic window from Aricia agestis chromosome 12, ilAriAges1.1, whole genome shotgun sequence.
AttcctataaaaaaaaaaacattatagtaGGTATCCACTATCCGCGTTCATTTTCATATCCAAAGTTCCAAACAAGCTGAACCGAAGGTTTTTGCTTTAATAAAGTAAAACTATTCAAAATAGATGAGGGTAGTTTAAAAACAACCTGTGTAGCGTTACTATTAGCAGCGTTATTTAAAATAGACGGATTTATTTTTACATAGTGATATATTATGGAAAGAAAAACATTCGGCAAAAAAACAGTGAGTTTCTACAATTTTTCCTGTTCGTTATATTTTCTTATAAATTGAGTGGTCAATTACAATAATGCaatgttaattaaaattatgtacctattaTGTGAGGCGGTTATGAATATTTTccataaatatgtatatttttatatctatttgcttatctataataataatggtCTCGGGTTTTCATGCTGGtgattttcataataattatctatttcaTTAGAATATATCATATTCGGACGTTTTTGTTCGTTTGgtagttaattaaattaagagatAGTGGATATTTctagattatttattttatgagtgttaattaatgaatattagATATTGCTAGCGACAttatttgttataataaaaaatgttaaaagtgGTTAAATGCGGTTAAAACTGTATGTTTGTATGGTTCCTttgaatttttgaaaattatgtAGTGGGTCTCGCAAACAAATATTATTCTTCATTCTTGACAATTTCATTATCTAACTAGACCAATCTCACGAGATTGTGAGATTGGTACAAAGTACCCATCTACACAATATTATGCATGAGAACCCATaccaatttaataaatactaaagTGATACTCCACCAATCTCAAGCCTCTAAAAGTTGGGCCTGCATAGGTGTAACTGCACAGCAACACTCGTCACAgccaaaacatattatttgtgCACAATTGCGCACAAATAATATCTGCTGCTGAAGTGCGTAACACAGCACTCCAGTAGGTACggtatttattatgaaaattaatgTCCTGTCCCTCCATTTTACCATAcccttaaggccatcccctgagcaaacgaccatGAACATACATTTGCTGCGTTGCCAAGATCGCGCCAATATCCTATTTTTtaacttatcttagttcaaaattgacctaaaaaaattcaaacgtccagtatgtagttaatgaaattgtcgatctattggcgtgtgttttaaATAACCAAAAAAATTGATTACTACTTTGGAATCTGATATCATaagtacaaaaaacaaaaataggaataaCAATGAAATGAACGTTCacatactgaagattattgctgtatttttattataattttgtagcttttaaattatgagttaataagggtctaaaaacggtaaattaagTCATCTCCGTAGGGGTAAACCTTCTCTTAACCAGCTCATACCAGTTCATTTGATCGAAACGATCCATCGCAAATGAGTGGCTGCCCTTAAGAATGGAAGTAACAGTGTAAAGAGATTAATGCTTGCTCTTTCCGCAACAAAACGATCCATCTCGATTACAGCACCATCACcatcgctcagcgcagcgctaAGCCGCGTCATATTGATTACGTAGACGCTGCGTTTTGGCGACTGAAActgaaaggtgactgactgattgacatagtgatctatcaacgcacaggccaaaccactggaccgatcgggctgaaatttggcatgcagatagatattatgacgtaggcatccgctaataaaggattttgatcaattctacctccaaggggttaaaataggggatgaaagtttgtatataataatacttcttaacgcgatcgaagccgcgggcaaaagctcgtaccaTATATTTGCGTTAATGTGGGAGTAATTTATAAgcattattaattagtaattacacacTACATCTCGTTCCTTAAGCTCAGTATTTATCCTTTAAATATAACctgacaaataataatattaaaaagaatattattatataaattcgATATGCTCTTTTATTATGTAACTCCTTTCTTCTTGACATTCTTTGCTGCCCTATTTCTTCTTGCCATGTTAACAGCGGCGTTCGTTTCTTCCAGTGTGAAGACACCTCACACGCTATCAACATTTTAATCAACGCATTATTCCGCcgctaaaatatgtaattaatttgTACCCGATGTCCACTACCTCAAGATAAAACTAATCGCCGTTTTATTAAATTACGACTTTAATGCGATGTAAATAGATTCGTATTTACATTGTGCCATACGTTATTACTGGTTTCAACATCTTATTGATCGCTTATAGCGTTATTAAGTCAAATAATGTCCCTACGGGAGTCGGCAATTACCGTTTCCTAAAGGtcagtgtaaatattttttcagtaaaatgATGAATGGACCTCTAACAGGACGTCTCACTAATTAACTACGACAAAAAGACTATCGACAGATGGAATGATCATACAATAATCTACGATGTATAAAAAGTATGAActgtaatctatatatataaaactcaaaggtgactgactgattgatatagtgatctatcaacgcacagcccaaaccactggacggatcgggctgaaatttggcattcaggtagatgttatgacgtagacatccgctaagaaagtattttgataaattccaaccccgaggggttcaaataggagataaaagtttgtatataataatacttcttaccgcgagcgaagccgcgggcaaaagctcgtaagaCTATAAAGTCACCAAGTTTTTTAAACTAGctttaagtattattaaaaaacgaTTTTAATTAATAGAAAGGACAGTTATTTTTGAAAGTTGATCGCAATTCTTATCTTGTAATGAACTTCAAAATAGAACAAGTTCTATGAATATTATATATCTAAAAAATTAGTTTCCTGTGACTAAGCAGGAACGATGAATTTTACTGCGAAGAATATACCAATGGTTTTCTCTTGATCCACTAAAAACATGTGCCATGTGATAAATTTCATAAAGTCGGTGCTGTAATTTTATCCATTATTCAATGCAAAGAAACAAAACAATCTTTACAATGgtaattatttacaatttttaagcaaacGCCTGCACaaagtactaaatatttacttacaattCTTTGTATATTCATTACTTAGTTTgaaaataaaatctttgaattttttaacccatcaatcccccagcggcacccggctgccgtataacaattgaaaatctattgtgtctgcgattcccacgatcgaggtatcaGAGAATAATATACATTAGTTTATTTCCGTTCTAATAAGCGCCTTTTTCCTTGTCCAATGAAGATATTCTTTCTACTGATTCTGTTTCTAAGCAAGcattattaagtactttttaCCCTACCGTTTTGCATTGATCTACAAGTGCTGGGTAACTAGGTAATAAATAACGCCTTATCTATGATCTGGTATCGTTAATTGTGTAGGTTTCTATTAGGTCACAATCATATTTAATAAACTGATAGCATCGGGCATAGCAGCTGTGAATCTAGCGCTTGGCTATGCATAGAAAAACTGGTTAATAGAGATCCGCGAAAAGTCGGAATATATTGGGATAGCTACTATTCGCTGCAGTTTTTTTTGTCCCGAAGGCAGGTCAttgtagccctgatgtcactgcgacccttgaggatctattgtgactccttcgcattagagtagtGTCCCCGATCCAATGCTGCTGAACTTCGCTGTAATTGGGTAAAAAAACAGAGGACAAAGCAATGTTGCGTCGCTGCAATGTGTCGTCGCAGCGAAATCACGTTGCTACGTAAAAACTACATAATTTTTGCGATAAAGCGCTGCAACGCAGTGTTTTGACATAGCCTTATGCCCTATATCTgcgttgcgagttgcgactacGCGATTAAACGCGCGCTGAAACATTACATACCATATCTTTGGGATTCCAACAGTATAAGCACAGAGCATAGATTTAAAGGAATATTTTTCCTCATCCCGTTTTATTTCTGCTCCTTCTGTTGATACATCGCATCTAACGATGCGACCAttacttttcattaaattttgatGTTTATTTAATAGTCTCGCTATTGCACATAACGTTAAAGTTAAGTATAAGGAACTGAAAACGATTTTGTCTCTTAAAGATACAacttggaagccggctacataaagcggcagcagacgacgtgtcgtcgcgacactactggtttctatgtatttctatgaataagggcctgttacaccactttctgataaggctatccaccaattaacttgaaagatcaagtatgaagaatctgtcaaaaaagttgtgaatagcctattaggcactttatcagaaaatggtAAAACTCGCCCTAAGTGTCGCTAGTTTcttgtcgctagctgcggagggtgtttcatagaagtacacagaaaccagtagtgtcgcgacgacacgtcgtctgcggttgtcgcgtgtcgctcggttccaacttgtacctttagttTAAAAACACAATGTGAGGTCCTCTCGCACttgacattttttattttttctaacaaGTATGGAGGCGAGGACGTAACACGGTATATAATCAATTACTGTTGAgaatattttgcataaatacCCCTCAGTTCGTCACCTCTTACGAGTACaagttttgtaaaaaaagttaatcgACAGATGTTTATAATAGTTAACCTGAGGAAGCTTATAGTTAATTAAAAAGGTGCTCAGCCTTAGCTAGTTAACGTAGATATAAAATAGGTATTACAAgagataaataattaaaattctacATAAATGCACCAGGAGTTacgtttaaattaaataaaatatacttttttctaCTAAAACATTTCGATCATTGGCTGCAGAGATTACGTAGCACTTGTACTGTTAAGAGTTTCAGAACACACCCCTACTTATGTAAGCTCCAACTTCCCAATCATTTACATGGAAGCTTCTCGGAagatatatttatttctttgtattttgtcttgtatacattatacaactCAACTTGAGTTATACCGAACCGTAAGTTTGCTATACTTATTgtgttaaaactaaaaaaaaaaaacgtatgtAATGTAAAAAAAGTGTAATAAAAGACGAAAATAAATCAATCacgtttttttagttttttttaatctgttatttttatgatttcagCACAACCAACGACCTCGGGTGGACAGGTTCGTGCCGACGCGTGACCGAGTCCACAACCTGCAGCGACGACGGAGCTGGCACGCCGCCTGCTCACAACAGACTGATGTGGATATTTGGGTAGTGATGACGATAatcattttcaaattataaaggCTATCCTatctattactaatattataaagctgaagagtttgtttgtttgaacgcgataatctgaggaactactggaccgatttcaaaaattctttcaccaatgTATAGCTAAGATGTCCCAGTGCTATAGACCACAAGTATTTATATACTCATGTTCTCACTCAACTTTTTGACAAGACTTTTTGTATTTAGCGTCTTTAATTGGCTAATGTCAAAAAAcaaaccaatcaacaacgctgtCGAAAAGATAAAAACCTGCCAATAAACCTCAGTGACCGCATCATTTTGTTTCCTAAATCCTCGAACAAATCTCACGTCAAGTGTACTTCGATTAAATAAAGTGTACATATAATGcggtcaaattaacttgacgcatcgctggaatgcttcataatgacgtcatcaaaccatgcgtcaagttaatgtgaccgtgttataCCTTCTTCTTAAAATTATACTCGGCTTTATTACAGTACGCAAAATATATACAACAGAAGAAGTACGCGAATTACCTTGATGACGCGTTCGGCATCGAGCCGGCGACCAAGGATCCTGATGTGGTGCAGACTTGGCCGTGTCGACCGCGGAAGAGGAGCTACTTGTCTTCCGCCGACAGCATCCTAGATCTACCGTCTTATAGCTATGCTGTTTGTAAGTGCCTTTATAAGCTATGCAATTACTACCTATAAGGTATAATTCCATCGCacagtcgtaggccgcgcgcggcttacgactgtcgtcggccgcgcGCGTCTGTCGCGGACCTCGGAAGcggtgccatacattttcatacaatcACTATTGGTCGCGAGCGGCCATAATAAGACACGTGAGTGAACTTCAAGACACGGCCGCGCGCGGCTTACGGCTATCGTcggccgcgcgcggccgcgatcgatcgcgatgcacggaattgtacctatagtaattagtaagtaAGCTTGTGGTCCATCATCTGCCATGTGGGGCGCTAAGCTATGTAACTGCTACATAATATAGTAACGCCATTACTAAAATCATACTTACACCGCGGTAACCCAAGATTGCTGTGTTTATCTATAATTGTGTTGAAGGTTATTTGTGAGACTATGTGTGAGAGATTATGACCATTTGGCAATTTATTTCCACAATATACATTCGAACTCGTTCCAAAAAACTTACTtacttttgcatattttgttacttttgcaTGGCAATTATAAGTAATTACCCTGCAAAGGTAAGAAGTCCTATCCAGTTTACAAAACATACTGCCAAGTTCCAGAGCTGCTGGACTGGAGCAGCGACAACATCCTGGTAGCGGCGCTGGGCTTGAACTACCACAAGTGGAGCTGGCGGACCCAGAGCCTCACCAGCCAGGGCCTCACCAGGTTCCCCATACAGTGCTGCAAGTTTCACCCCCGAGGAGAACTGCTGGCTGTAAGCACCTTAAGCTGATAGAGCGGGGAAGATgcaagatatttttataatgacttaaattaaattaatgtcaCGCAACAAAAGATCACttacgttaaaatattaaaattcatttaaataatatataaaattttgaagCGAAAATAGGAAGTAATCTCACTCGTGTCGTTTATTtcgaaaaatttgaaaaataatattttaaatgttcgCAGCAACGTACTGCCAAAACCAAAGTAACGTCAGTAGGTGTTTGAAAAAACATTACGATCcacgtttttttaataatatttttattagaaaaacaaaattgatttagctcaaaacatttttaatcgTCTCGGTGAGGTGATCAGCTGCAGCTGCATACATTTTATGTGCATTCACCATAAGGAATTAAAAAAGTGTTAGAAACACTTTAAAAAATCTACATACACAGcagccataaataaaaagaagaagaaaattaaTCGTATCATGTCCAGCTCGGTACAGAAGCTCAAGTGCTGGAGATCCATCACAACGGGCGCAACAAGGCGCTGTGGTACTGCTTCTGTAAGTGCGCGACGCTTGACGACGACTTCTGCAACGTGGTCGCCCTGGACTGGAGTCCTACTGGCAACTCGCTCGCCAGGTATTGTGCTTGTTGTAAAGTCGCACGCTTTTCCTATCATGCGTAGTTGCCCgcacgagtgagtgagtttaccgaaggcccaatcccttaccctttttcctttcctaccctcccctactcccttaattccctcttaaaaggccgcgcggcaactcacctgcagctcttctgatgttgcgagtgtccatgggcgacggaagttgctttccattaggtgacccgttggctcgtttgcccccttatttcataaaaaaaatcttttctgTCATGCGGGCAACACGCGCACGGCCAGGAGCATAATTATTGTCACCCGCATTAGGACCAAGTCCGCGCGCATGTGGCAACACGAAAAAGCGCACTTACTGTAATGAAAGGAAATAGTCATATAACAACTCCAATGGTAATTTCACTGTCCAGCTTTATTAATTAAACGATATTGTATCTACAGCAACACCAAtatttattagaactttttcTTCCTTCACTGTTTGTTTTTTGTTGCTAATGCACCTGACTTTATGGAAAAAAACGACGTCAATTTCTTTTCGGTTAACCTATCACCCGCCGACTTTACGTACGATGATAACTACGAAAGTCGACGGGTTAGATAAAGCAATATATGACTACCGCTTGTACCCTTTTGCCTTCACCTATATCAAAAACTTCTTCCTCATCGTCATCTTCCAGCGGCTGCACCTGGGGCACCGTGTCGTCCTTCAGCCGCAACGGCGAGGTGATCAGCTGGCAGCGGCTGGCACGGAAGGCGGTGCTGGCGGTGCGCGTGTCGCCGGACGCGCGGTACGTCGCCGCCACCTCCCTCAACTCCGCCTACGTGACGCTGCTCACGTGGCCCGCACTGCAGCTGTACTCTGTCATCAACGCGGACTGGACTATCCGGGTATGTGTCGTCCTTCAGCCGCAACGGCGAGGTGATCAGCTGGCAGCGGGGCTGGCACGGTAGGCGGTGCTGGCGGTGCGCGTATCGCCAGACGCGTGGTACGTCA
Proteins encoded in this region:
- the LOC121732575 gene encoding protein cortex-like isoform X1 produces the protein MERKTFGKKTFQHNQRPRVDRFVPTRDRVHNLQRRRSWHAACSQQTDVDIWYAKYIQQKKYANYLDDAFGIEPATKDPDVVQTWPCRPRKRSYLSSADSILDLPSYSYAVFPELLDWSSDNILVAALGLNYHKWSWRTQSLTSQGLTRFPIQCCKFHPRGELLALGTEAQVLEIHHNGRNKALWYCFCKCATLDDDFCNVVALDWSPTGNSLASGCTWGTVSSFSRNGEVISWQRLARKAVLAVRVSPDARYVAATSLNSAYVTLLTWPALQLYSVINADWTIRTITWHPWRSALLGIGTMTSGMQARLVLWDAPSSRVRETTLGRHQYSLDAMLFSRRSGELVISLWNTERPQTLSKTYSQLVVLSGPETVVDQWGEGRYGLDRVRTMVFSPDGTKLATATADEDLIIWNFLPEDKVKKKTKCRRFSALPVYIDEANQGFSLR
- the LOC121732575 gene encoding protein cortex-like isoform X2, which codes for MERKTFGKKTHNQRPRVDRFVPTRDRVHNLQRRRSWHAACSQQTDVDIWYAKYIQQKKYANYLDDAFGIEPATKDPDVVQTWPCRPRKRSYLSSADSILDLPSYSYAVFPELLDWSSDNILVAALGLNYHKWSWRTQSLTSQGLTRFPIQCCKFHPRGELLALGTEAQVLEIHHNGRNKALWYCFCKCATLDDDFCNVVALDWSPTGNSLASGCTWGTVSSFSRNGEVISWQRLARKAVLAVRVSPDARYVAATSLNSAYVTLLTWPALQLYSVINADWTIRTITWHPWRSALLGIGTMTSGMQARLVLWDAPSSRVRETTLGRHQYSLDAMLFSRRSGELVISLWNTERPQTLSKTYSQLVVLSGPETVVDQWGEGRYGLDRVRTMVFSPDGTKLATATADEDLIIWNFLPEDKVKKKTKCRRFSALPVYIDEANQGFSLR